CCGGATGACCAGTTGTTTGGTAACAACCGGTTGTTCCAGTACAATTACATTCCGCGTTTGAAAGTTACCTTCTTTTTGATACAGCAGGTTTCCCCACTCATCTTCCACCTGGTAATCCTGCACACAAAACGGCATCGTCGTTTCCGGGTGTGTCATCAGCACCGATTCCATGGCATGATCAAAGTCTGTATCAAATGCCAGGTGGATCTGCCGGATCTGCTGCGGTGTAGCCCAGGCAAGCTTAACAGATGGTTGTGCATCCCCGGGATCGGCAATCCAGGCATTGGGCTGGTCTGTAGGACGGTCAATGCCATTGGTAAGATTACCGGTACCTGCTGTAAATACCGGCTCCGAAAAACGGAGTGCCAGGTTCTGCCCTTCCGGCCGGCGCTGCGGGCACCAGAACTCAAAAGAATCCACACCAGACCCCTCCGGGGCCCTTTGTTTTCCATTGTTGGATACGGCTTTATTAACCCCGTTGAATACGGAAACAAACCCTGTTATCCGCTGGCGGGAGTACGCAATTTGAACCTCCTCATTCTTCAGGAAGCAAAGAAACAGGTACTGCGGATGATTCAGCTGCAGTCCGGTATCCACTTTAATTTCTGCTTCCCCTTCCTGAAGCAAAATTTTTTTCCGTACCAGGGTCTGATCCGGTGTAAACCCGCCCACCCGGCTGCTGGAGCGAACCTCCACTATAAGCTCGGTAGCCCCGGACGCTTTTACAGGAAGACGGAATGCCGGAAGCCTTCCTGCGGTTACCGGTATTAACTGTGCCGCAGCAATCGCTAACGGTTTATACACCAGTTGCCGCTGATCAAAGCCGGTAACGTTTAAAAAAGAACTTGCCGTAATGGTACTGGCCGGCACCAGGTCTTCCTCGTCCTGCAATTTTTTGCCGGGAATATACTGGCCCGTTTTCATCAGTTCTTTTTGGAGTGCCGCCATTTGCGATGCCTCCAGCAAACCCTGTGGATCCTTCCCGTTCCGGATACAGCGGGCGGCAGCCACGGCCACGGCCTGACCGGTATACGCGCTGGTAGCCATTACCCGGGTGGCGCCAAACGCTACATGACTTACACTGATGATGCGGCCCGCCAGAAAAAGGTTCTTTATATTCCTGCTGTACAAACAACGGTAGGGAATCTGGAAAAGTCCCTTGCTGTGCCACTGGTTGCAGGGCGAGCGGTCGCTGAACACGCCGTCTGCCGGGTGCAGGTCAATCGACCATCCACCGTAAGCAACAGCATCCGGATGGATGCGCTGCTCAATAAGGTCTTTTTGCGATAAAATATAATCCCCTTCAAAACGGCGGCTTTCCCTCTTGCCCGGGATCATGCCTACCCATTCCAACGTATATGTAGCCGCCTCCGGAAAGTTGCCGGAGTTTTTGATATAATCCCAAACCCCATAGATCACCTTCCACAGTTCCCATTTGATCTGCTCTGTATCATGTACCGTGTCCATTCTTCCGCCATATTCTACCCACCACAGTTTGCATCCATGTTCCTTTGCATTAAAATTTTTATACCGTGGAATTTCCTTTTGTACATCCATTGCAAAAGAGGGCGCGTGAAAGGTCACCGGCTTACCGGTATCTTTTGTATAAAAATAAAGCGAATGCCCCAGCAGTTCGCCATAGCTGATATCCGGAGCCATTGGCTCATGAAACTCCTCCCGGGTTTCGGCGCCCATACGGAAAGCTGCTCCTGAAAGAAAGCCCACGATCCCATCGCCGGAGGCATCGCAGAACAAGGGCGCTCTTAATTCATATTCGGTGGCGTTCTGACTGCAAAAAGCCTTTACCCCTGAGATACGGTCGGCATCCGCCTTAATTACTTCATACACGGCCGTATTCAGCAGCAAGGTGATATTGGCCTCCTGCTTTACTTTATCCAGCAGGATCATATCCAGTATTACCGGGTTCCCTTCGGGATTCCGGTAAGTGTTCTCTACCAGTATTTCATCGATCACGCCGCCTTCCCGACTCCACCGGTTGTTGTTGCCCATATGCGAGGTAGCACCCAGGATCCACAGCCGTACCTCACTGGATGCGTTGCCGCCCAGTACGGGGCGATCCTGCACCAGCAGCACACGGAGTCCTTGCCGGGCGGCTGTTATAGCGCCACATAGGCCAGACATACCTCCTCCTACAATAACAAGATCCTGTTCAATAACTTCTTTTTTCAGATCCCGCTTCGTTTCTGCATCTTTAATGATCATGCTATTTATTTTTCTGTTTGATTGATGTGGTTACACTACCCAGCTCGTATTCCTTTGTGCGAACAGTCTTTCCATCAGCACCCTTGAGGGTTAACGAAAATGCAATGGGCCTCTGAAGATCCGCTGCTACCGTAAACTCGAACGGGTACTCTTTTTTTATAATGCTTATCTTTTTTGATTTTCCTACACGATATTGAAGCGTGACATTGCTCCATTTATTATCATCGTCTTCGAGATACAAAAACAACCTGCGGCCGTAGCCTCCCAGCTTAAACAACAGGGCCTTTGCATGCCCTTCGGGTATAGAAAAATAGTCCGGGCTTTTATCCGGTACGGGTTGCAACAGTTGGTCCTGGAACAACGATTTAGCAACCGCACCCTTCAACACAACAGCGGTTTGACCGTTGGCGGGAACGGTTACCGTGAAACTGCTGTCTTTTAACGGTTCTTCCTGCTTTTCCCGGTCGAGCATGGTCATTACCGCCTTTTCTGAAAACCGGACCCATGCCGGGTTAACCGTAACCGTTGTCTGAACGGGATGGGCCGATTGATTGGAAAATGCGATGAATAACGAATCCTTTTTCCGGGCAGCAATATAATTCAACCCGATATCGCCGATCCTTAACAGTCGTGCCGGCATCCAGAGCTGCACCTGGTCCGAGCCCATAAAATTTCCCTTCTTGTGCCCGTAAAATTTATTCTGCAGATACGCATATCCCTCGATGTAGTCATTGGGAAAATGAATCCGGCCGTCACTTTTAATAAAGGCATCCGAAACCAGATAATCCATAAACAGGGAAGCCATCGGAAGAATATGATTGTAATGAAACGAGTTTACGCTTTGATCCCGGTGTGCATGCAGGGGAAAATCCGGTTTTTCATAGGCCGTGGTACGCTCCGTGTTCATATGATACCCCGGGAAACTGGCGGAGCGCCCCACCAGGGATGCTTTTGCAATCCGGATCAGAAAATCATCCTTGGTATAATACCCGATGCGCAGCATCCAGGGTGCAAAGGTCGACATAAAAATTCCCCGGTGTCCGGTGGCCGTTCCTGAAGATTCGGAAGTGAGTCCTATCTCCGATACCCGCCAGGCCGGCACTTTTTCTTCAGGATAATACATCTGCTGA
The sequence above is a segment of the Niabella agricola genome. Coding sequences within it:
- a CDS encoding FAD-dependent oxidoreductase, whose translation is MIIKDAETKRDLKKEVIEQDLVIVGGGMSGLCGAITAARQGLRVLLVQDRPVLGGNASSEVRLWILGATSHMGNNNRWSREGGVIDEILVENTYRNPEGNPVILDMILLDKVKQEANITLLLNTAVYEVIKADADRISGVKAFCSQNATEYELRAPLFCDASGDGIVGFLSGAAFRMGAETREEFHEPMAPDISYGELLGHSLYFYTKDTGKPVTFHAPSFAMDVQKEIPRYKNFNAKEHGCKLWWVEYGGRMDTVHDTEQIKWELWKVIYGVWDYIKNSGNFPEAATYTLEWVGMIPGKRESRRFEGDYILSQKDLIEQRIHPDAVAYGGWSIDLHPADGVFSDRSPCNQWHSKGLFQIPYRCLYSRNIKNLFLAGRIISVSHVAFGATRVMATSAYTGQAVAVAAARCIRNGKDPQGLLEASQMAALQKELMKTGQYIPGKKLQDEEDLVPASTITASSFLNVTGFDQRQLVYKPLAIAAAQLIPVTAGRLPAFRLPVKASGATELIVEVRSSSRVGGFTPDQTLVRKKILLQEGEAEIKVDTGLQLNHPQYLFLCFLKNEEVQIAYSRQRITGFVSVFNGVNKAVSNNGKQRAPEGSGVDSFEFWCPQRRPEGQNLALRFSEPVFTAGTGNLTNGIDRPTDQPNAWIADPGDAQPSVKLAWATPQQIRQIHLAFDTDFDHAMESVLMTHPETTMPFCVQDYQVEDEWGNLLYQKEGNFQTRNVIVLEQPVVTKQLVIRMKHPSAAVPAALFSVRCYAE